One Anopheles marshallii chromosome 3, idAnoMarsDA_429_01, whole genome shotgun sequence genomic region harbors:
- the LOC128715894 gene encoding 6-phosphofructo-2-kinase/fructose-2,6-bisphosphatase-like translates to MAPIATTNEPKMAQGGEETLTRHADANQRYYTATNRKNGINEGTRDGATMAAIPATLAPGNTVKPCPLRAPLVVTVVGLPCRGKSLAAHKVARHLSWRGESAKVFTVDENATIETFNEISLFFKEGNNVAIIDGMHLTRATRQTVATYCCDAVFHHLLIEFTCNDKCLQENVADTVQFYRQLDQNVDWERRFRASNEHHAPHFEPCTALEGPLITVNNSEDPMHHSVTARGVRGAIQTDILGVLASPVIRQQTFYFSRHGESEYNVLGRIGGDADLSPRGMKYGERLARQLGGPGSAPDSPRPKLIWTSELRRTIHTVQNIPGPRAAIKDLNEINAGICEGLTYEEIQERFPQEFAWRDQDKFKYRYPHGESYLDLLQRVDSVVQALLTNTDVLVVSHQAVLRCIMAYFKGVKPDDVPYINVPLHTLLIVRSYGYDFVVETVPLKVECVDTYRIQPKNCSTSRTTADALTTVPAHFDAPLTNVKQMSTIS, encoded by the exons GAACACGCGATGGGGCAACGATGGCGGCAATACCGGCCACACTAGCACCCGGGAATACGGTCAAACCATGCCCGCTGCGAGCACCGCTCGTCGTCACCGTCGTGGGACTGCCCTGCAGGGGGAAATCGTTGGCCGCACACAAAGTTGCCCGACATCTGAGCTGGCGAGGCGAAAGCGCCAAAG TATTTACCGTGGATGAAAATGCTACCATCGAAACGTTCAATGAGATTAGTCTTTTCTTCAAGGAAGGAAATAATGTGGCG aTAATCGATGGAATGCACTTGACACGGGCCACCCGGCAAACGGTGGCCACCTATTGCTGTGATGCCGTCTTTCATCATCTGCTGATCGAGTTCACGTGCAACGACAAATGTCTGCAGGAGAATGTTGCAGATACGGTACAATTTTACCGTCAGCTCGATCAGAACGTTGACTGGGAGCGACGCTTCCGGGCGAGTAACGAGCACCATGCGCCACACTTTGAACCGTGCACGGCCCTCGAGGGTCCGCTGATTACGGTGAACAACTCGGAGGACCCGATGCATCACTCCGTAACGGCGCGTGGTGTTCGTGGTGCTATACAGACGGACATACTGGGTGTGTTGGCCAGTCCTGTTATCCGCCAGCAAACGTTCTACTTCAGCCGG CACGGTGAATCGGAGTATAACGTATTGGGACGTATTGGTGGGGATGCGGACTTATCTCCACGGGGCATGAAATATGGGGAACGGTTGGCAAGACAGCTAGGGGGTCCCGGATCTGCACCGGATAGTCCTCGACCGAAACTG ATCTGGACATCTGAGTTGCGGCGTACGATCCATACCGTCCAGAACATCCCAGGACCGCGGGCAGCTATCAAAGATCTCAACGAGATTAACGCTGGCATCTGCGAGGGACTCACGTACGAGGAAATACAGGAGAGATTCCCACAAGAGTTTGCCTGGCGCGATCAGGACAAGTTCAAGTACCGGTATCCGCACGGCGAGTCCTATCTGGATCTGTTGCAACGTGTCGACAGCGTAGTGCAGGCTCTATTGACCAACACCGATGTGTTGGTCGTGTCGCATCAAGCTGTTCTTCGTTGCATAATGGCATACTTTAAGGGTGTTAAACCAG ATGATGTGCCGTACATTAATGTGCCATTGCACACACTGCTTATTGTACGATCGTATGGGTATGATTTTGTTGTGGAAACGGTGCCACTAAAGGTGGAATGTGTAGATACTTACCGCATTCAGCCGAAG AACTGTTCTACTAGTCGCACCACAGCTGATGCCCTAACAACTGTGCCGGCCCATTTTGATGCACCGCTtacaaatgtcaaacaaatgTCTACGATCAGCTAA